A window from Erythrolamprus reginae isolate rEryReg1 chromosome 11, rEryReg1.hap1, whole genome shotgun sequence encodes these proteins:
- the DEDD2 gene encoding DNA-binding death effector domain-containing protein 2 — MADMRRQPFAHIWEEEECLEYYGMVSLHQMFEIIGSQLTENDVEVLSFLLDETQPWTHPLDPALWTVAATEEEGGSEITSPALQNWKRKNPCRCNLGRNNSNLEAVAEKWQSKNGVQLLLELERRGKCDETNFVQLLQLLRVLTRHDLLQYATLKRQRTVSPERYTYGPSVLPAGQQMDNCLNSASSEPRHDQWETGSNLSKRKRVSRGRSKASHCRRRGAKAASAPKQEVPAPTKVTCDIRLRVRAEYCQHEPVLRQNVQSNKQNHLERQFDVFGQSNTILKSRDLGSIICDIKFSELSYLDAFWSDYMNGSLLEALKGVFITDSLKEAVGQEAIRLLVNVDEDDYEEGRRLLLENVSPQVW, encoded by the exons ATGGCTGACATGAGGAGGCAACCTTTTGCCCACATTTGGGAAGAGGAAGAATGCCTTGAATATTATGGGATGGTTTCCCTGCATCAGATGTTTGAAATCATTGGTTCTCAGCTCACAGAGAATGATGTGGAAGTGCTCTCGTTCCTTCTGGATGAAACACAGCCCTGGACTCATCCATTGGATCCGGCCCTTTGGACTGTGGCGGcaacagaagaagaaggtggtTCTGAAATTACCTCACCAGCCTTACAAAACTGGAAGAGGAAAAATCCGTGCCGGTGTAATTTAGGCAGGAACAACAGCAACCTTGAGGCAGTTGCAGAGAAATGGCAGTCAAAGAATGGTGTCCAACTGCTCCTGGAATTGGAGAGAAGAGGCAAATGTGATGAAACCAACTTTGTGCAGCTTTTACAGCTCCTGAGGGTGCTAACAAGGCATGATCTATTGCAGTATGCTACCCTGAAAAGGCAGCGTACAG TTTCCCCTGAGAGATACACCTACGGACCATCTGTTCTACCAGCAGGCCAACAAATGGACAATTGTCTGAATTCAGCCTCTTCAGAGCCTCGACATGATCAGTGGGAGACAG gCTCCAATTTGAGCAAAAGGAAGCGAGTAAGCAGAGGTCGGTCTAAGGCTTCTCATTGTAGACGGCGGGGAGCTAAAGCAGCTTCTGCTCCAAAGCAGGAGGTTCCAGCTCCCACCAAAGTGACTTGTG ACATCCGACTTCGTGTTCGGGCAGAATACTGTCAGCATGAGCCTGTCTTGCGTCAGAATGTGCAGTCCAATAAGCAGAACCATTTGGAGCGTCAGTTTGATGTGTTTGGGCAGTCGAATACTATCCTGAAATCCCGTGACCTGGGCTCGATCATCTGTGACATTAAGTTCTCAGAGCTCTCTTACCTGGATGCCTTTTGGAGTGACTACATGAATGGCTCGCTGCTCGAGGCGTTGAAAGGCGTCTTCATCACAGACTCTCTCAAAGAAGCTGTGGGCCAGGAAGCTATTCGACTGCTGGTCAATGTGGACGAGGATGATTACGAGGAGGGTCGGCGTTTGTTACTGGAAAATGTTAGTCCTCAGGTGTGGTAA